A window of the Armatimonadota bacterium genome harbors these coding sequences:
- a CDS encoding LamG domain-containing protein has product MMRLTCALIASAALCAACAETGLVAHWSFDEGRGSVVADLSGNGNDGTVHDAKFVQNTGGYCLEFNGQTSYVDCGAGPSLDLEGALTLEGWVFPAVAPDAEPGVFGKHFQSYLVTYYHDGQCWAYINGGAHNVHAPLGAGAWHHVAFTFDGKHLSLYVDGKLGASRKAESERANKSGKFLIGCVMGDPDAPDPAYTQTSHFLGMIDEVRVYNRALGAEEVADHASREAPLSEITEPFRKVERVARLMEGNLRVDLGPHGEFQVDANRESYLAESRFSYPGERIGWKVLGATKEEGQVTGSVVKLSPTEAEVMLRGSLYDIVRRIRLHDGRVSVRDELINRTDEPLGLMVKHDVTSRRRFESSFTPGGAENPTCFMQGSRGSLGLVIEDDLSRLRQEPVTGLRTNQVSVRMGSMALDAGKRLVFEWSLWPMARGADYHDFINAVRREWGANYTIEGPFDWIFMTNPLLDKPEELKAYLQRKRVKVMALSPWLDYDPGSEDRVWSREEYRRYALKAVKALKAADPNILCVGCIETDWVTIYPEQIPGGDKLPRADQRGGGGLSVEQTRIIDDAKLPWADSVKRDRNGTLQLELYMRGGKPQTALSVYPAVGNYQYQFLMDQVKFLLDDLGLDGYYIDEFSQAWSDGIRSYQGWDGVSAELDMVTGAIKRRFVDCGYAGTQARVNLAKYALDRGKIVIANTYATAAAERGLPVNRFAETWGSFDPMLTPDGEKPPLLASLMRSHLGSMIGLGILGHPEKHDTARRLMKAVVTYLRHGMVYYHYFLEDIPLTGEGSGEYGPVNHMFPITPVELGEGFIIGKERTLTCVSGRYRWAALEKPKVLLFDLDGRQVACEPVMEREGNGWRIDLKLRDWAQIAVIEGGG; this is encoded by the coding sequence ATGATGCGTTTGACTTGCGCCCTGATAGCCTCCGCCGCGCTCTGCGCCGCATGCGCCGAAACGGGTCTGGTCGCCCACTGGAGTTTCGATGAGGGGAGGGGGTCGGTGGTCGCGGATCTTAGCGGGAACGGTAACGACGGGACGGTTCATGATGCGAAGTTCGTGCAGAACACGGGCGGGTATTGCCTGGAGTTCAACGGGCAGACGAGCTACGTGGACTGCGGCGCAGGGCCGTCGTTGGACCTGGAGGGCGCACTCACGCTTGAAGGCTGGGTCTTCCCGGCAGTGGCGCCCGATGCCGAGCCCGGAGTGTTCGGCAAGCATTTCCAGAGCTACCTGGTCACTTACTACCACGATGGCCAGTGCTGGGCATACATCAACGGCGGCGCCCACAATGTCCACGCTCCCCTGGGCGCGGGCGCGTGGCACCACGTCGCGTTCACCTTTGACGGCAAGCATCTCAGCCTTTACGTGGACGGCAAGCTCGGGGCCAGCCGTAAGGCCGAATCCGAACGGGCGAACAAGTCGGGCAAGTTCCTGATCGGCTGCGTCATGGGCGACCCCGATGCGCCGGATCCCGCGTATACCCAGACATCGCACTTCCTGGGGATGATCGACGAAGTGCGCGTGTACAACCGCGCACTGGGCGCCGAGGAAGTGGCCGACCACGCTTCCCGGGAAGCGCCGCTGTCCGAGATCACTGAACCCTTCCGCAAAGTGGAGCGAGTGGCGCGGCTCATGGAGGGGAATTTGCGCGTGGACCTGGGCCCGCACGGGGAGTTCCAGGTGGATGCCAACCGCGAGAGCTACCTGGCCGAAAGCCGGTTCTCGTATCCGGGCGAGCGCATCGGCTGGAAGGTGCTGGGCGCAACAAAGGAGGAAGGCCAGGTCACCGGCAGTGTTGTGAAGCTGTCGCCGACCGAGGCCGAGGTGATGCTGCGGGGGAGCCTGTACGATATCGTCCGCCGGATACGGCTGCACGATGGCCGGGTGAGTGTGCGGGATGAGCTGATCAACAGGACGGACGAGCCGCTTGGGCTGATGGTCAAGCACGATGTGACCTCGCGCCGGCGCTTCGAGTCCAGCTTCACACCGGGTGGTGCGGAGAACCCGACCTGTTTCATGCAGGGCTCGCGCGGGAGCCTGGGTCTGGTTATCGAGGACGACCTGTCGCGCCTGCGGCAGGAACCCGTTACAGGGCTGCGCACCAACCAGGTGAGCGTGCGCATGGGCAGCATGGCTTTGGACGCCGGCAAGAGACTGGTGTTCGAGTGGTCCCTGTGGCCGATGGCACGCGGCGCAGATTACCACGACTTCATCAATGCCGTGCGGCGTGAGTGGGGCGCCAACTACACGATTGAGGGGCCCTTCGACTGGATCTTCATGACCAATCCGCTTCTGGACAAGCCCGAGGAACTGAAAGCCTACCTCCAACGCAAGCGCGTCAAGGTGATGGCGCTCAGCCCGTGGCTGGATTACGACCCGGGCAGCGAGGACCGGGTGTGGTCGCGCGAGGAATACCGACGGTATGCGCTCAAGGCAGTAAAGGCCTTGAAAGCAGCGGATCCGAATATTCTCTGCGTCGGCTGCATCGAGACCGACTGGGTAACCATCTACCCGGAGCAGATCCCGGGCGGCGACAAGCTGCCCCGCGCGGACCAACGGGGCGGTGGGGGTCTGAGCGTTGAGCAAACCAGGATCATCGACGACGCGAAGCTGCCCTGGGCCGACAGCGTCAAGCGCGATCGCAACGGCACGCTGCAACTCGAGCTGTACATGCGCGGCGGCAAGCCCCAGACGGCGCTCTCTGTGTATCCCGCGGTGGGCAACTACCAGTACCAGTTCCTGATGGACCAGGTGAAGTTCCTGCTGGATGACCTCGGTCTCGACGGCTACTATATCGATGAGTTCAGCCAGGCCTGGAGTGACGGTATTCGCAGCTATCAGGGCTGGGATGGGGTCAGCGCCGAACTGGATATGGTCACTGGAGCGATCAAGCGGAGATTTGTGGACTGCGGCTACGCCGGGACGCAGGCGCGGGTGAATCTCGCGAAGTACGCGCTGGATCGCGGCAAGATCGTCATCGCCAACACATACGCCACTGCGGCGGCAGAGCGTGGGCTTCCCGTGAACCGGTTCGCTGAGACCTGGGGCAGTTTCGACCCGATGTTGACCCCGGACGGCGAAAAGCCGCCTCTGCTGGCATCCCTGATGCGCAGCCATCTCGGGTCGATGATCGGGTTGGGGATACTCGGGCACCCGGAGAAGCACGACACCGCGCGCCGGCTCATGAAGGCGGTCGTCACCTATCTGCGCCACGGCATGGTTTACTACCACTACTTCCTGGAAGACATCCCGCTGACGGGCGAGGGAAGTGGCGAGTACGGGCCGGTGAACCACATGTTCCCGATCACGCCGGTGGAACTGGGCGAGGGGTTCATCATTGGCAAGGAGCGCACACTGACCTGCGTCTCCGGCAGGTACCGGTGGGCCGCGCTGGAAAAACCGAAGGTGCTCTTGTTTGATCTCGATGGCCGGCAAGTCGCCTGCGAGCCAGTCATGGAGCGCGAGGGGAATGGCTGGCGCATTGATCTGAAGTTGCGGGACTGGGCGCAGATCGCGGTGATCGAGGGCGGCGGGTAG
- a CDS encoding exo-alpha-sialidase, which translates to MEIIDSGTVAGTQREGIAESRAFPGICVLPSGRWLCGFRAAPVKAEMAGQRAMLCISDDQGKAWSRPVAPFEPPLVDGKPGLFRALFCTALGGENVLALVYWVDHSEPELAFFNEETQGLLDSRLFLARSADGGQTWTEPELIDTDPFHIPTPPTGPVLLLPDGSWASQFELNKPYMDPEPWHHASVLLFSLDQGRTWPEHVLTSKDPANRIFYWDQRPAVLDSGRMLDLFWTYDTVACAYLNIHARESVDQGRTWSALWDTGVPGQPAQPVLLDDGRILMVYVDRTEAPAIKARLSSDGGRTWPEDTELLLCEARPRHERRMQSMQDAWDEMAAFALGLPATAKLPDGDVLVVYYSGPEPDDTDIEWLRLRS; encoded by the coding sequence ATGGAGATCATTGACAGCGGAACGGTTGCGGGCACGCAGCGCGAGGGAATAGCGGAGAGCCGGGCATTTCCGGGCATCTGCGTGCTGCCTTCCGGGCGCTGGCTCTGTGGTTTCAGGGCTGCTCCGGTGAAGGCGGAGATGGCCGGGCAGCGGGCGATGCTGTGCATATCTGACGACCAGGGGAAGGCCTGGTCCAGACCCGTTGCGCCTTTCGAACCACCGCTGGTCGACGGAAAGCCCGGGCTGTTCCGCGCCCTTTTCTGCACGGCTCTGGGCGGCGAAAATGTGCTGGCGCTCGTGTATTGGGTGGACCATTCCGAGCCTGAACTGGCTTTCTTCAATGAGGAGACCCAGGGGCTGCTGGACTCCCGCCTCTTCCTGGCCCGATCAGCGGATGGGGGGCAGACCTGGACCGAACCGGAGCTGATCGACACCGACCCCTTCCACATTCCCACGCCGCCCACCGGACCGGTTCTCCTCCTGCCCGACGGCTCATGGGCCTCTCAGTTTGAACTCAACAAGCCCTACATGGACCCCGAGCCGTGGCACCATGCGTCGGTGCTCCTGTTTTCGCTCGACCAGGGCCGTACGTGGCCCGAGCATGTGCTCACCAGCAAGGACCCGGCGAACCGTATCTTCTACTGGGACCAGCGCCCGGCAGTGCTCGACTCGGGCCGGATGCTTGACCTGTTCTGGACCTACGATACCGTCGCCTGCGCCTATCTGAACATCCATGCGCGGGAATCGGTGGACCAGGGGCGAACGTGGTCGGCTCTGTGGGACACCGGAGTTCCGGGGCAACCTGCCCAGCCGGTGCTGCTGGATGACGGCCGGATCCTGATGGTCTATGTCGACCGCACGGAAGCGCCGGCGATCAAGGCGCGCCTGAGTTCCGACGGGGGACGCACATGGCCGGAGGATACCGAACTGCTGCTGTGCGAAGCCAGGCCGCGCCACGAGCGGCGCATGCAGTCGATGCAGGACGCATGGGACGAGATGGCCGCCTTCGCCCTGGGCCTGCCCGCAACCGCGAAGCTGCCGGACGGGGACGTGCTGGTGGTCTACTACTCCGGCCCGGAACCTGACGATACCGATATTGAGTGGCTGCGCCTGCGGTCCTGA
- a CDS encoding ThuA domain-containing protein, producing the protein MSNCCSCDLPIAVVTGVHPFDVPSFHHLFRALPGIDAYIQDVENFALDWGKCREEYGAAVFYNMHPGAPPKGAVEDAPLSLSEKGQGIVVLHHAILAWPDWEPWGEITGLRDRGFKYFVDQQLRVDVADGAHPITEGLAPFDLVDETYTMAEPGEDSHVLLTTEHQPSMRSLAWTRQYGASRVFCLQLGHDAKAWKDTNFQRVLSRGIHWVSGKL; encoded by the coding sequence GTGAGCAACTGCTGCTCGTGTGACCTGCCGATCGCCGTCGTCACCGGCGTGCACCCCTTCGACGTCCCCAGCTTCCACCACCTGTTCCGTGCGCTGCCGGGAATCGACGCCTATATCCAGGACGTGGAGAACTTCGCCCTGGACTGGGGCAAGTGTCGGGAAGAGTACGGCGCCGCGGTCTTCTACAACATGCACCCCGGCGCACCGCCGAAGGGTGCTGTCGAAGATGCCCCCCTGAGCCTGAGCGAGAAAGGCCAGGGTATCGTGGTGCTGCACCACGCGATTCTCGCCTGGCCCGACTGGGAGCCCTGGGGTGAGATCACCGGGCTGCGTGACCGAGGCTTCAAATACTTCGTGGACCAGCAGCTGCGGGTGGACGTGGCCGATGGTGCGCATCCCATCACCGAGGGCCTGGCACCCTTCGATCTGGTCGACGAGACATACACCATGGCCGAGCCCGGCGAGGACAGTCACGTCCTGCTCACCACCGAGCATCAGCCCAGCATGCGCTCCCTGGCCTGGACCCGACAGTACGGGGCTTCCCGGGTCTTCTGTCTGCAGCTCGGCCATGACGCGAAGGCCTGGAAGGACACCAATTTCCAGCGGGTTCTCTCTCGAGGCATTCACTGGGTCAGCGGAAAGCTGTGA
- a CDS encoding GH32 C-terminal domain-containing protein, with product MVCDRLDRRSANWFIGLAGLLLVLPACGEDILIADFEGEDYGNWVVTGEAFGPGPAKGTLSGQMHVSGYEGRSLVNTFFKGDGTVGTLTSPEITIQRPFICFLIGGGRHPGKACMNLLVDGRIARTATGPNDRPGGTERLRWSCWDVREFMGKQAVIEIVDSARGTWGHINVDQIIQTEEAIVSEQTREMTFERRYLNLPVKNGAPKQQVSLSIDGAVVREFEIELAQGEPDFWVFLDLAPFQGKTGTLRLLDKPRDSVGLEAVTQDDEIRGAEDMYRERYRPQFHFTSRRGWNNDPNGLVYFDGEYHLFYQHNPYGWGWGNMHWGHAVSPDLVHWREVGIAIYPRCYGDWVFSGSAAIDWENTSGFGDGTVPPMIAAYTSTGRGEAIAYSIDRGRTFTDYQGNPVVKHRGRDPKIIRHEASGQWVMAVYDEQPVEGKDEPARCIAFYTSPDLKDWTFQSRIEGFYECPELFEIAVDGDPKNTRWVAYGASGEYAVGQFDGREFTVTDGKHRFNFGNCFYASQTFNDIPAEDGRRIQIAWGTMSTPGMPFNQLMMFPVELTLRSTDEGLRLFANPVREIEAIRGKSHRFADLDLREENPLEEISGDLFDIELVIDPGDAREIGMLIRGVPVAYDCGKSELHCRGAAGKLEQQDGAIKLRALVDRTTTELFGNDGALYMPIGVIPPDNQHGLAVYSMGGTARIRSLEVHELKSIWD from the coding sequence ATGGTCTGTGATCGCCTGGACCGAAGGTCCGCCAACTGGTTCATCGGCCTCGCCGGTCTTCTGCTGGTGCTGCCGGCCTGCGGCGAGGACATCCTGATCGCCGACTTCGAAGGCGAAGATTACGGCAACTGGGTGGTGACCGGTGAGGCCTTCGGTCCCGGGCCGGCGAAGGGCACTCTATCCGGCCAGATGCACGTCTCCGGTTACGAGGGCCGCTCGCTGGTGAACACGTTTTTCAAAGGCGACGGTACGGTGGGCACTCTCACTTCACCGGAGATCACGATCCAGCGCCCCTTCATCTGCTTCCTGATCGGCGGCGGCAGACACCCCGGCAAAGCCTGCATGAACCTGCTGGTGGATGGACGGATCGCCCGCACCGCGACGGGCCCCAATGACAGGCCGGGCGGCACCGAGCGACTGCGCTGGTCCTGCTGGGATGTGCGGGAGTTCATGGGGAAGCAGGCTGTGATCGAGATCGTGGACAGCGCGCGGGGCACCTGGGGACATATCAATGTGGATCAAATTATCCAGACGGAGGAAGCGATCGTGTCTGAGCAGACCCGAGAAATGACCTTCGAGAGGCGGTACCTGAACCTCCCGGTGAAGAACGGCGCGCCGAAACAACAGGTGTCGCTCTCCATTGATGGCGCCGTAGTCCGAGAGTTCGAAATCGAACTTGCCCAGGGCGAACCGGACTTCTGGGTGTTCCTGGACCTCGCACCATTCCAGGGCAAGACCGGGACGCTCAGACTCTTGGACAAGCCGCGCGACTCCGTGGGGCTCGAGGCCGTGACCCAGGATGATGAGATCCGGGGCGCGGAGGACATGTACCGAGAACGCTACCGGCCGCAGTTCCACTTCACCTCACGGCGCGGCTGGAACAACGACCCCAATGGCCTCGTGTACTTCGATGGCGAATACCATCTTTTCTACCAGCATAACCCCTATGGTTGGGGCTGGGGCAACATGCACTGGGGCCATGCGGTGAGCCCGGACCTGGTGCACTGGCGCGAGGTGGGCATCGCCATCTACCCCCGCTGCTACGGCGACTGGGTTTTTTCGGGCAGCGCGGCCATTGACTGGGAGAATACGTCGGGGTTCGGTGACGGGACCGTGCCGCCGATGATCGCCGCATATACCAGCACCGGGCGCGGGGAAGCTATCGCTTACAGCATTGATCGCGGTCGGACCTTCACCGACTACCAGGGCAACCCGGTGGTAAAGCACCGCGGGCGCGACCCGAAGATCATCCGGCACGAGGCATCCGGGCAGTGGGTCATGGCGGTCTATGACGAGCAGCCGGTGGAGGGGAAGGATGAGCCCGCCCGGTGCATCGCCTTCTATACATCCCCGGACCTGAAAGACTGGACTTTCCAGAGCCGCATCGAGGGCTTCTACGAATGTCCGGAGCTATTCGAGATCGCGGTGGACGGCGACCCGAAAAACACCCGCTGGGTGGCTTACGGGGCCAGTGGAGAGTACGCGGTCGGGCAGTTCGACGGCCGCGAGTTCACCGTCACCGACGGCAAGCACCGGTTCAACTTCGGCAACTGTTTCTACGCCTCTCAGACCTTCAATGACATCCCGGCGGAAGATGGCCGCCGCATCCAGATCGCCTGGGGCACAATGTCCACACCGGGCATGCCCTTCAACCAGCTCATGATGTTCCCGGTGGAACTGACGCTGCGCAGCACAGATGAGGGCTTGCGGCTATTCGCCAACCCGGTCCGGGAGATCGAGGCAATCCGCGGGAAGAGCCACCGTTTCGCGGACCTTGACCTGCGCGAGGAGAACCCGCTGGAGGAAATCAGCGGCGACCTGTTCGACATTGAGCTTGTGATCGATCCGGGTGATGCGCGCGAGATCGGCATGCTCATCCGGGGCGTTCCGGTTGCGTATGACTGCGGCAAGTCGGAACTGCACTGCCGGGGCGCCGCGGGGAAGCTGGAGCAGCAAGACGGAGCCATCAAGCTGCGAGCGCTGGTAGATCGGACAACGACTGAGTTGTTCGGGAACGACGGGGCGCTCTATATGCCCATCGGGGTCATCCCGCCCGACAACCAGCACGGGCTCGCGGTCTACTCCATGGGCGGCACCGCACGGATCCGGTCTCTGGAAGTCCATGAGCTCAAATCGATCTGGGATTGA
- a CDS encoding heparinase II/III family protein yields the protein MIILTLILLPLTCISVSAQPSLWFTKADLASLRARVESDPHRDRWNAILSQARGYCTPGGSFADPESIDKDAGDPKRPQVLGHYFGRKLTDWTESIGFAYQLTGDEALGRHGAAIMEAACRLIPVTHPGVAQSFAGARGDIAHGLAVGYDWLGEALSPEQKALWADTAAGYVENILAEAHKDGTWWVPHHNFVGVAVGAAGCLALQLRAYRPEQAQGWVDDCAELISRWLDQGFDDQGAYFEGTLYAVYGLSNATLFADALLRSGGPDLFPHPKLKRVSHYLAMSLLPGERVFDARNDANYAGLSDPVILRLAGAHDDGLARWLWEYCGGGNSPFAVIWDNEVEPLTPAQAGEPPAEHFLGRGLCVFRTGWDKDDVMFAIEAGPYYKVTHNQADKGHITLYGLGERWAIDSGYGNNRQPGGRDQTVAHNCVLIDGEGQAISGAGAGTNGKIVAYSNSAEFGYALADATEAYNRNNHGQPGATVEHALRHALFIRPGHGAPAYSVVFDDIVKDDAAHEFTWLLHSGPNIDVKLRESGALLVPLSASGDGFVETPAAEAGRGHVTWEFEVKQGGEYAVWARVRAAGEEAGKSDSFLVSVDGGAPVDWHMPSARDWTWGRVSKGIRFEKVTYTLNPGTHSLRFATREPGAQVDRIIVTAASREALTLEQLDSEIGFEAESGDVVAPMRVVNVGGETDQPRMVLAISGDGPARLDRDLYESHPRLKASVTAVNPGFAAVLAPLPGGTLEPEIEFARPDGAVIVTVRWPGREDTITWDGQGTESPSVSLRPR from the coding sequence ATGATCATTCTGACGCTGATCCTTTTGCCGCTCACGTGCATATCGGTTTCCGCGCAGCCGTCGCTCTGGTTCACAAAGGCAGACCTGGCCTCCCTGCGCGCCCGGGTGGAGTCTGACCCGCACCGAGACCGCTGGAATGCCATTCTCTCGCAGGCCCGGGGCTACTGCACTCCTGGCGGGTCTTTTGCGGACCCGGAATCGATCGATAAGGACGCGGGCGACCCAAAACGTCCCCAGGTGCTGGGGCACTACTTCGGCCGGAAGCTCACCGACTGGACGGAGAGCATCGGGTTCGCTTACCAGTTGACGGGCGACGAGGCGCTGGGCAGGCACGGGGCGGCGATTATGGAAGCCGCCTGCCGCCTTATTCCGGTGACACACCCGGGCGTCGCGCAATCCTTCGCCGGAGCCAGAGGAGACATCGCCCACGGTCTCGCGGTGGGCTATGACTGGTTGGGCGAAGCGCTGAGCCCGGAACAAAAGGCCCTCTGGGCGGACACTGCAGCGGGGTATGTGGAGAACATCCTGGCGGAGGCCCACAAGGATGGCACGTGGTGGGTTCCGCATCACAATTTCGTGGGCGTCGCGGTCGGGGCCGCCGGCTGCCTGGCCCTGCAGTTGCGCGCATACCGGCCTGAACAAGCGCAGGGCTGGGTGGACGACTGCGCCGAACTCATCTCGCGCTGGCTGGACCAGGGCTTCGACGATCAGGGCGCGTACTTCGAGGGCACACTATACGCGGTCTATGGCCTGAGCAATGCCACGCTGTTTGCCGACGCACTGCTGCGGAGTGGCGGCCCTGATCTATTCCCGCACCCAAAGCTCAAGCGCGTGTCCCACTACCTGGCGATGTCCCTCCTGCCCGGAGAGAGGGTCTTCGATGCCCGGAATGACGCGAACTACGCAGGCCTGAGCGATCCTGTGATCCTGCGCCTCGCCGGTGCCCATGACGACGGGCTGGCCCGCTGGCTGTGGGAGTACTGCGGTGGCGGGAACTCGCCCTTTGCGGTGATCTGGGACAACGAGGTCGAGCCGCTGACGCCCGCGCAGGCAGGAGAGCCGCCGGCAGAGCACTTCCTCGGGCGCGGGCTCTGCGTGTTCCGCACAGGCTGGGATAAGGACGACGTGATGTTCGCCATCGAGGCCGGACCGTACTACAAGGTGACCCACAACCAGGCGGACAAGGGGCATATTACCTTGTACGGTCTCGGTGAACGCTGGGCCATCGATTCCGGCTACGGGAACAATCGCCAACCGGGTGGGCGTGACCAGACGGTGGCCCACAACTGCGTGCTCATCGACGGCGAGGGGCAAGCAATCTCCGGCGCCGGGGCGGGCACCAACGGGAAGATCGTGGCCTACTCGAACAGTGCCGAGTTCGGGTACGCACTGGCCGACGCAACCGAGGCCTACAACCGCAACAATCACGGCCAGCCCGGCGCCACGGTGGAGCACGCCCTGCGCCATGCGCTCTTCATTCGTCCCGGTCACGGCGCGCCGGCGTACTCAGTGGTCTTCGATGACATCGTGAAAGACGATGCAGCGCACGAGTTCACATGGCTGCTGCACTCCGGGCCGAACATTGATGTCAAGCTGCGGGAATCCGGCGCGCTGCTGGTGCCCTTATCCGCGTCGGGCGATGGCTTCGTGGAGACCCCGGCTGCTGAGGCCGGGCGCGGGCATGTGACGTGGGAGTTCGAGGTGAAGCAGGGGGGCGAGTACGCCGTCTGGGCACGGGTGCGCGCGGCTGGTGAGGAGGCGGGCAAGTCGGACTCCTTTCTCGTGAGTGTGGACGGTGGCGCGCCGGTGGACTGGCACATGCCCAGCGCGCGCGACTGGACCTGGGGCCGCGTCAGCAAAGGCATCCGGTTCGAGAAGGTGACTTACACCCTCAATCCGGGCACGCACAGCCTGCGGTTCGCGACCCGCGAGCCCGGCGCGCAGGTAGACCGGATCATCGTCACCGCTGCGTCTCGCGAGGCCCTGACACTGGAGCAACTGGATTCCGAGATCGGATTCGAGGCTGAGAGTGGGGACGTCGTGGCGCCGATGCGGGTGGTGAATGTCGGCGGCGAGACTGACCAGCCGCGCATGGTCCTGGCGATCAGTGGGGACGGCCCGGCCAGGTTGGACCGCGACTTGTACGAGAGCCACCCGCGGCTCAAGGCGTCAGTGACTGCGGTCAACCCGGGGTTCGCGGCCGTGCTGGCGCCCCTGCCGGGGGGGACGCTGGAACCGGAGATCGAGTTCGCGCGCCCGGATGGCGCAGTGATTGTCACCGTGCGCTGGCCGGGGCGCGAGGACACGATCACCTGGGACGGGCAGGGCACTGAATCGCCTTCGGTCAGTCTGCGCCCGCGCTGA
- a CDS encoding methyltransferase, producing MNHIDRFYATVRREPVDRPCTWLGLPVPDAWPALLAYFGAADARELTEITGDDIAPVELPYHSPTSDAIYAAFDFAHQGPVDLDHRTLTSAGFFAGQTDPACVEEFDWPDPSLYIDPEECRRAVAATPPERAVLGVIWSAHFQDACAAFGMENALMAMYDTPDVFRAVIDRITDFYLQANGIFYEATEGALHAVLIGNDFGCQTGLLLAPELIREFVIPGTRRLIAQAKEHGLVVFHHSCGAIRPIIGDLIEAGADVIHPIQALATGMDPASLMQEFGDRVSFCGGVDSQYLLVRGTPEQVRAKVRELRSIFPTGLIISPSHEAILPDIPPANVAAFLETAHEI from the coding sequence ATGAACCACATTGACCGCTTCTACGCAACCGTTCGGCGGGAGCCGGTGGATCGGCCCTGCACCTGGCTCGGGCTGCCTGTTCCCGATGCTTGGCCCGCATTGCTGGCGTATTTTGGCGCCGCGGATGCCCGGGAACTCACCGAGATTACCGGTGACGACATCGCCCCGGTGGAACTGCCGTATCACTCCCCCACCAGCGACGCCATCTATGCGGCCTTCGACTTCGCCCACCAGGGCCCCGTAGACCTGGACCACCGGACCCTAACCAGCGCGGGGTTCTTCGCGGGACAGACTGATCCGGCATGTGTGGAGGAGTTCGACTGGCCGGACCCATCGCTCTATATCGACCCGGAGGAGTGTCGCCGCGCCGTGGCCGCGACGCCGCCGGAGCGCGCGGTGCTGGGGGTGATCTGGTCTGCCCATTTCCAGGACGCCTGCGCGGCTTTCGGCATGGAGAACGCGCTCATGGCGATGTATGACACGCCGGACGTCTTCCGCGCGGTGATCGACCGCATCACCGACTTCTACCTGCAGGCCAACGGCATCTTCTACGAGGCCACTGAGGGAGCCCTGCACGCAGTTCTCATCGGCAATGACTTTGGCTGCCAGACCGGACTCCTGCTGGCCCCCGAACTCATCCGCGAGTTCGTGATACCCGGAACCCGCCGGCTCATCGCCCAGGCGAAAGAGCACGGACTAGTCGTGTTCCACCATTCCTGCGGGGCGATACGACCCATCATCGGCGACCTCATCGAGGCGGGGGCGGATGTGATTCACCCCATCCAGGCGCTGGCGACCGGCATGGACCCCGCGAGCCTGATGCAGGAGTTCGGCGATCGCGTGTCCTTCTGCGGCGGGGTGGACTCCCAGTATCTCCTGGTGCGCGGGACGCCCGAACAAGTGCGCGCGAAGGTGCGCGAGCTGCGCTCGATCTTTCCCACCGGGCTGATTATCTCTCCCAGCCACGAGGCGATCCTACCAGACATTCCGCCGGCCAATGTAGCAGCGTTCCTCGAAACGGCGCACGAGATCTGA